One Cellulomonas sp. WB94 genomic window, CCCCCGGCGTCAGTACTGCTCGTCCTCGGTGAAGTCACCCTCGTCGGCGTCGTAGTAACCGGCGGCGGCGGTCGGGTCGAAGTCGAGCGGGCTGTCCTTGAGCGACAGGCCGAGCTCGGCAAGCTTCTCCTTGACCTCGGTGATCGACTTCGCACCGAAGTTGCGGATGTCGAGGAGGTCGGCCTCGCTGCGCGCCACGAGCTCGCCCACCGAGTGGATGCCCTCGCGCTTGAGGCAGTTGTAGGACCGGATCGTCAGCTGCAGGTCCTCGATCGGCAGTGCGAGGTCAGCGGCGAGAGCGGCGTCCGTCGGCGACGGGCCGATCTCGATGCCCTCGGCCTCGACGTTGAGCTCGCGGGCGAGCCCGAACAGCTCGACGAGCGTCCGGCCGGCCGACGCGAGCGCGTCGCGGGGGCTGATGGCCTGCTTCGTCTCGACGTCGACGATGAGCTTGTCGAAGTCGGTCCGCTGCTCGACACGCGTCGCCTCGACCTTGTAGGTCACCTTGAGGACCGGCGAGTAGATCGAGTCGACCGGCACGCGGCCGATCTCGGCGTCGTAGGACTTGTTCTGGTTCGCCGAGACGTACCCGCGGCCGCGCTCGACCGTGAGCTCGATCTCGAGCTTGCCCTTCTCGTTGATCGTCGCGAGGTGGAGGTCGGGGTTGTGCACCTCGACGCCCGCCGGCGGGACGATGTCCGCAGCCGTGACGGCGCCGCCACCCTGCTTGCGCAGGTACATGACGACGGGCTCGTCGTTCTCCGAGGAGACCACGAGCTGCTTGATGTTGAGGATGATCTCGGTGACGTCTTC contains:
- a CDS encoding DNA-directed RNA polymerase subunit alpha, translating into MLIAQRPTLTEEVISEYRSRFSIEPLEPGFGYTLGNSLRRTLLSSIPGAAVTSIRVDGVLHEFSTIPGVKEDVTEIILNIKQLVVSSENDEPVVMYLRKQGGGAVTAADIVPPAGVEVHNPDLHLATINEKGKLEIELTVERGRGYVSANQNKSYDAEIGRVPVDSIYSPVLKVTYKVEATRVEQRTDFDKLIVDVETKQAISPRDALASAGRTLVELFGLARELNVEAEGIEIGPSPTDAALAADLALPIEDLQLTIRSYNCLKREGIHSVGELVARSEADLLDIRNFGAKSITEVKEKLAELGLSLKDSPLDFDPTAAAGYYDADEGDFTEDEQY